In the Lates calcarifer isolate ASB-BC8 linkage group LG24, TLL_Latcal_v3, whole genome shotgun sequence genome, one interval contains:
- the cpa6 gene encoding carboxypeptidase A6 yields MAQDHRSAFRASVLLACVIICSNVLCPVGAYLYNNRYAGDQVFRITPSNDEEVQVLKTILSHMKVDFWQPNSVSLIGHNATVDVHVKRNNTRDLHARLKQEHIDYRVFISNLQKEIEKQTGYRSSRKRRSESHYDYEVYHSLEEIQSWMFEMNRTHEDLVDMFSIGKSYEGRPLYVLQLGKRSRLQKKAVWIDCGVHAREWIGPAFCQWFVKEAINSYQYDSVMRRLLNQLNFYVMPVFNVDGYHFSWTTDRFWRKTRSKNHKFHCRGVDANRNWKVKWCDEGASSHPCDDTYCGPFPESEPEVKAVAKFLRKHKKRVKAYISIHAYAQMLLYPYSYKYATIPNFNCVESAAHSAVTALYSAYGVRYRYGPASTTLYVSSGSSIDWAYRNGIPYAFAFELRDTGYYGFLLPESLINPTCTETMRAVKAIASGLLKKCETNRERFPYI; encoded by the exons ATGGCACAGGACCATAGGAGCGCATTTCGCGCCTCCGTTTTACTGGCTTGTGTGATAATCTGCAGTAACGTGCTATGTCCCGTCGGTGCCTATCTCTACAACAACCGCTACGCAGG TGATCAAGTCTTCAGGATAACTCCAAGTAATGATGAGGAAGTCCAAGTGCTCAAGACAATTCTGTCTCATATGAAG GTGGATTTTTGGCAGCCCAACAGTGTCTCTCTGATCGGTCACAATGCCACAGTGGATGTCCATGTAAAACGCAACAACACACGAGACCTGCATGCACGTTTAAAGCAGGAACATATTGATTATCG GGTGTTTATCTCCAATCTGCAGAAGGAAATTGAAAAGCAGACAGGATATCGCTCCTCTCGCAAGCGGAGGTCAGAGTCTCACTATGACTACGAGGTTTACCACTCTCTGGAAGAG ATCCAGAGCTGGATGTTCGAGATGAACAGAACACACGAAGACCTGGTTGACATGTTCTCGATTGGGAAGTCATATGAGGGGAGACCGCTGTATGTGCTTCAG CTAGGAAAGAGAAGTCGTCTCCAGAAGAAAGCTGTGTGGATCGACTGCGGCGTTCATGCCAGAGAGTGGATTGGACCTGCATTCTGCCAGTGGTTTGTCAAAGAG GCCATCAACTCATACCAGTACGACTCTGTGATGAGACGACTGCTCAACCAGCTCAACTTCTATGTTATGCCTGTCTTCAATGTGGATGGATATCACTTCAGCTGGACCACG GATCGTTTCTGGAGGAAAACACGGTCCAAAAATCACAAGTTCCACTGCCGGGGAGTGGACGCTAACAGAAACTGGAAAGTGAAATGGTGTG ATGAGGGTGCCTCCTCTCATCCCTGTGATGACACTTACTGCGGTCCCTTCCCCGAGTCGGAACCCGAAGTCAAGGCGGTCGCCAAGTTCCTGCGCAAGCACAAGAAGCGTGTCAAAGCGTACATATCCATCCACGCCTATGCCCAAATGCTGCTTTACCCCTATTCCTACAAGTATGCCACCATCCCCAACTTCAACTGTGTG GAGTCAGCAGCTCACAGTGCAGTGACAGCCCTGTACTCCGCCTATGGAGTAAGGTACAGATATGGACCTGCCTCCACAACTCTGT ATGTCAGCTCAGGCAGCTCTATCGACTGGGCCTACAGGAACGGGATCCCTTATGCGTTCGCATTTGAGCTGCGAGACACGGGATACTATGGCTTTCTCCTGCCCGAATCCCTGATCAACCCGACTTGCACTGAGACTATGAGGGCCGTGAAGGCCATTGCATCTGGTCTGCTTAAGAAGTGCGAGACAAACAGGGAAAGATTTCCATATATATGA